In Rhodococcus sp. OK302, one genomic interval encodes:
- a CDS encoding LysR substrate-binding domain-containing protein gives MLDVRRLRLLRELALRGTIVAVAQALSFSPSAVSQQLAVLEREAGVPLLERTGRRVRLTPAGSNLARHAEAILARLEQASGELVDARRGLAGPLRIGTFPTAARAILPPALIALAQEHPGLEPMVSEIDPADVADALRAGDLDLALIHDYDFVPRPTEPGLTTLPLCSESVYLASADPLTTVTTLTDCVELPWITAIPGTACHAMTIRACQAAGFTPRVRHHIDEFATVLALVSAGQGVSLVPELGAIHPPPGVRLTPMPIRRRTMIAHRAGSAAHPAVATVTGALRSAVPELLDAER, from the coding sequence ATGCTCGATGTCAGGCGACTACGCCTTCTCCGTGAACTGGCCTTGCGCGGGACCATCGTTGCTGTCGCCCAGGCCCTCTCATTCAGTCCGTCGGCGGTATCCCAACAGCTAGCCGTTCTGGAACGCGAAGCCGGAGTGCCGTTGCTCGAGCGGACGGGCCGTCGGGTCAGGCTGACTCCTGCCGGCTCGAATCTCGCACGTCATGCCGAAGCCATCCTGGCGCGCTTGGAACAGGCGTCGGGAGAACTGGTCGACGCCCGTCGCGGGCTAGCGGGTCCACTCCGAATCGGAACATTTCCGACAGCGGCACGCGCGATCCTGCCCCCGGCGTTGATAGCGCTGGCACAGGAACACCCGGGACTGGAACCGATGGTCTCGGAGATCGATCCGGCTGACGTCGCCGATGCCCTACGTGCCGGCGACCTGGACTTGGCATTGATCCACGACTACGACTTCGTTCCGCGGCCAACCGAACCCGGCTTGACGACGCTTCCGCTGTGCAGCGAATCGGTATACCTGGCTTCGGCTGATCCGCTGACAACCGTCACCACACTCACTGATTGCGTCGAACTTCCGTGGATCACCGCAATCCCCGGAACCGCTTGTCACGCAATGACGATTCGGGCATGTCAGGCCGCAGGATTCACGCCGAGAGTGAGACACCACATCGATGAGTTCGCCACGGTTCTTGCTCTCGTCTCTGCGGGACAAGGCGTTTCGCTTGTTCCGGAACTAGGCGCAATTCATCCGCCTCCGGGAGTACGCCTGACGCCCATGCCGATTCGGCGACGAACGATGATCGCGCACCGGGCAGGGTCCGCCGCGCACCCAGCGGTTGCGACCGTGACAGGTGCTCTCCGCTCGGCGGTACCCGAACTGCTGGACGCCGAGCGCTAA